GGGAATCGTACTCCGCAAGGACTATGGAGCCGCAGCCCCGGCACCGGGACGCCACCAGCCACCCTCCGGGGGTGCTGTAACAGCCGAGGGAGGAGAGCTCGCCGCCGCAGCCGGCGCAGAACCCGGCGAGCTCCTCCCCCGTCCACCGCCTATCGAGCCTCTCCCCCTCAAAATAGAGCTCTCTCTCCCTCTCGTCGAAGCTGTACATCTCTCCAACGCCGGCGCATTTAACCCAACCTGCGGACAGGTCACCTCTCACCGAGGACCTCGGCCATGGTGTAGATCCCGGGGGTGGCTGAGGCTACCCACCTCGCCGCCCGGACCGCCCCGGTGGCGAAGGCCTGCCGACTGTGGGCCTGATGCTTAATCTCCAGCCGCTCGCCGGGCCCCGCGAAGAGGACGGTGTGGTCGCCGACGATGTCGCCGGCCCGGACGGCGTGGACCCCGATCTCGTCCCCCCGGAGACCCTGCCCCTCCCTGCCGTAGACGACCGCGTCCCTGCCGGTAACCCCCGCCAGGACCCGGACCGCCTCCGCCGCCGTACCGCTGGGGGCGTCCATCTTCTTCCGGTGGTGGGCCTCGATCACCTCGATGTCGTAGCCCTCCAGGGAGATCGCGGCATCCTCGATCAGCCTCCAGAAGAGGTTGACCCCGACGCTATAGTTCGGCGAGATCACCGCCGCCACCTTCCCCTCGATCGATCCGGCGATCTCGCGCCTCTGGGGGTCCGAGAGGCCGGTCGTCCCCACCACCAGATTGACCCCCCGGTCCGCCGCCACCCGAACGTTCTCTACGGTGGCCGCGGGGGCGGTGAAGTCGATGAGGACCTGGGCGCCAGAACTCCTCAGAACCTCGGCCAGGTCCCGGGGGTCGGAGACGAAGACCCCGCCGCCGAGGGGCTCGCCCACCCCCACCAGATCGAAGCCTGCGACCAGGGAGAGGTCCTCAAACCTCCCGATCTCCTCGATGAGAAGCTGCCCCATCCGCCCCCGGGACCCCGCCACCGCTATCCTGACGGTCATGCGACCTCGCCCAGCAGGTCCACGGCCTCTTTCAGCCTCATCTCGTTCTTCTCCGCCATCGGCGCCAGGGGGAGCCTCAGGGGTCCTGCGGCGAGGCCGATCATCCCCGTCGCCGTCTTGACGGGGATGGGGTTCGTCTCCAGGAAGAGGGCGGAGACGAGGGGAGAGAGGATGTAATGGAGCCTCCGGGCCTTCTCGAGGTCTCCCTTCAGCATCGCATCCACCATCGCCACCATCTTCCTCGGAGCCACGTCTGCCACCACCGATATGACCCCCTTCCCCCCCAGGGCCATGATCGGGAGGGTGAGGCCGTCGTCCCCGGAGAGGACGAAGAACTCCTCGTCTCGGGTCATCTCGATGATCGCCGAGATCTGGGATAGGTTCCCGCTCGCCTCCTTTATCCCGATGACGTTCTCGAGTTTCGCGAGCTCCGCCACCAGCTCAGGCTTGAGGTTGATGCTCGTCCTCCCCGGGACGTTGTAGAGGATGAGGGGAAGGTCGGAGCTCTCGGCCACCGCCCTGAAGTGGGCGAGCATCCCCCGGTCGTTCGGCTTGTTGTAATAGGGGGTGATCAGGAGGGCGGCGTCGGCGCCGGCGTCCTCGGCGTGCTTGGTCAGCTCCACGGCCTCCCGGGTGTTGTTCGACCCGGTCCCGGCCACCACCTTAACCCTGGCGGATTCGACGGCGATCTCGACAACCCTTTTGTGCTCCTCGAAGTTGAGAGTGGCAGACTCGCCGGTGGTGCCGCAGGGGACGATGCCAGCGACGCCGGCCGCGCTGAAGTACTCGACGTTCCCCCTCAGGCCCTCCTCGTCCACCTCTCCATCCTCTCGGAAGGGGGTGATGATGGCCGGCAGCACACCTTCAAACATCCA
The sequence above is drawn from the Methanothrix harundinacea 6Ac genome and encodes:
- the dapA gene encoding 4-hydroxy-tetrahydrodipicolinate synthase, with the protein product MFEGVLPAIITPFREDGEVDEEGLRGNVEYFSAAGVAGIVPCGTTGESATLNFEEHKRVVEIAVESARVKVVAGTGSNNTREAVELTKHAEDAGADAALLITPYYNKPNDRGMLAHFRAVAESSDLPLILYNVPGRTSINLKPELVAELAKLENVIGIKEASGNLSQISAIIEMTRDEEFFVLSGDDGLTLPIMALGGKGVISVVADVAPRKMVAMVDAMLKGDLEKARRLHYILSPLVSALFLETNPIPVKTATGMIGLAAGPLRLPLAPMAEKNEMRLKEAVDLLGEVA
- the dapB gene encoding 4-hydroxy-tetrahydrodipicolinate reductase, with amino-acid sequence MTVRIAVAGSRGRMGQLLIEEIGRFEDLSLVAGFDLVGVGEPLGGGVFVSDPRDLAEVLRSSGAQVLIDFTAPAATVENVRVAADRGVNLVVGTTGLSDPQRREIAGSIEGKVAAVISPNYSVGVNLFWRLIEDAAISLEGYDIEVIEAHHRKKMDAPSGTAAEAVRVLAGVTGRDAVVYGREGQGLRGDEIGVHAVRAGDIVGDHTVLFAGPGERLEIKHQAHSRQAFATGAVRAARWVASATPGIYTMAEVLGER